Proteins from one methanogenic archaeon mixed culture ISO4-G1 genomic window:
- a CDS encoding fumarate hydratase beta subunit has product MPKDLYGSALFHCGPIMVQREDGSWGVIAAGPTTSARMNKLEPEFIRKFKVRAIIGKGGMSKETAQAMKEVGCVYLAATGGAAISLAEGLSRCTGGEWLDLGMPEAMWRFETDKFGPLIVAIDAEGNSLYEKVSSNLVRPQN; this is encoded by the coding sequence GTGCCCAAGGACCTCTACGGATCCGCGCTGTTCCACTGCGGCCCTATCATGGTCCAGAGGGAGGACGGTTCCTGGGGTGTCATCGCCGCAGGCCCCACCACATCCGCCAGGATGAACAAGCTCGAGCCTGAATTCATAAGGAAGTTCAAGGTCCGCGCGATCATCGGCAAGGGCGGTATGTCCAAGGAGACGGCCCAGGCCATGAAGGAGGTCGGATGCGTCTATCTGGCCGCCACCGGTGGAGCCGCCATATCCCTTGCGGAGGGGCTCAGCAGATGCACCGGCGGGGAGTGGCTGGACCTCGGTATGCCCGAGGCCATGTGGAGGTTCGAGACGGATAAGTTCGGACCCCTCATAGTCGCCATCGATGCCGAGGGCAACAGTCTGTACGAGAAGGTCAGTTCGAACCTGGTCAGGCCTCAGAACTGA
- a CDS encoding DEAD/DEAH box helicase: MFSTIKFMVERVDRTYSKEEVMGMMEPLISTWFDEKYDDLTIPQAKAIPVIHQRRNVLVSSPTGSGKTLTAFTSIINELTRYAREGTLEERVYCIYVSPLKALGNDVNRNLNTPLAEMREVAERHGMNIPNITVAVRSGDTSQADRQKMVRHPPHILITTPESLALILAAPKFKEAFKKVEWVILDEIHDICDSKRGAFLSLTLERLRRHCENEFVRIGLSATLAPIEEIAAYLVGCNPDGSPRDVALIESGSKKTLDLQVICPTRDLTTLSSDIVNSMMYDTLKELIDTHDTTLVFTNTRSGAESVVYKLKERGLENIEVHHSSLGKDIRLDVEERLKRGEIKCVVSSTSLELGIDIGSVDLVCQIGSPKSVAKGLQRIGRSGHSFGKVAKGRLLVFDPDDLVECAVMCRAAHRGDIDRVGIPENCLDVLSQTIVGMSLDSRWDIQDAYDLVKGSYCYRNLPMDSFMQVIRYLGSKDDFEGVYSKIWFDEEENQFGKKKGSRMIYFMNLGTIPEEANYRVITNHGSVAGELSEKFVERLSPRDVFVLGGRSFEFVRSKGMTAYVKEANGRKPTVPSWAGEMLPRSFDLSMDVAVFRREMSARILQNEDEAIKQISAEFDVDEGSARSIYSYFKEQDAVAGFIPDDRKLAVEEYIDPSGNQKLVFHFPFGRRVNDALSRAYAHRLSGMLGANVSVTISDDSFMLGCPRTFDMDQLPGIIKAGELETVLRKSLKDSEIFKLRFRHTAARSFMILRNYMGRPISVNRQQVRSTYLLEALSGMDRVPVIEETYREVMEDDMDIKNARLVLDMLDSGEMQLSLIRYSGTPSPFAHSAILSGFSDIVLMEDRSALLRELHRKVLYRALGDSVSEFEFTEDQVIPYYAQKPTRITCKEDIPTLLMETGPLQALRERGRNIYTYTDEDRKTVDGWVRDLINTGELGTVFLDEPHIMVADEIPYYAEATKKARELNETDRDVYDQITMDTPMSDVVEKLEISEDMAIRSIRKLESMYLITRSALSGNKWLFGRVEYPKTDRNEATDRIVMRYLDCFAPASVQEVSYALSITDEQAKASLESLVANEDVVKGRFLVSENDQYMLKIDHMRLRAGRDNVYSYEAVERYRLSKGQHFDTIKEFFDFHGSAGSELDVYNRVKDFDLDEWYSMRKSGDIQLGRFVRGRVRYVMRDDADRYAAIRNDETSPEDMDLLNLIESMGMATLRQLVAETGKDKDVVRDSIMRLDRSLRIIRAFNEKEDWGTENTYAVFNPGKAEGDPVKDLVSKAIRAYGPIPSSALRYMVGVPMDVVEEIAEDIGAKPVTVGESQTQMYIMGDEIPALEKVTEEEYPLRLLSLFDPDLGSKWAEIAARYGDRWIYPLVRGSTIVGALEIWEMSGCIEVRSMDMDDPGMLPEVLDTMDHLMGFYNQKGIEIIRVREVLGTDAAELDEEKVAVLKGHGYVLVNGFYAKGRFEPWTMTDEQLVAYVFGKQRISRSNKYQTVAECVAVRGYIRGDQEVMTRVSEKTTMKKQMEKGYLMKMSLIPGYQGYTDSEHAHLFREAKGYVPDEDSKMLMDLIAKKQPISKRQIIEDSPLSLERTNEIFADLNKMSVIYQDSDSNYSLVPTTGMGQFEALKEIARMHFRDFGTFSADDMAMFLSSRMSATRRILRELEDEGFLKKGFFVQDDPTLRWMLAEDVGKNVRRVGDSFILNTQDNLSIYLRDRIKAEVGGTRSVIIANNKIIGSFVGKICGNGAKVEDFIGSDRAGRMMKEAAQSVGMRLDTQRQREDDDWDVSEFYTKVNTGA; encoded by the coding sequence ATGTTCTCCACGATTAAATTCATGGTCGAGAGAGTAGACAGGACATACAGTAAGGAAGAGGTCATGGGAATGATGGAGCCTCTCATCTCCACATGGTTCGATGAGAAGTACGATGACCTCACCATCCCGCAGGCCAAGGCCATTCCGGTGATCCATCAGAGGCGGAACGTTCTCGTTTCGTCCCCGACGGGATCGGGAAAGACCTTGACGGCGTTCACCAGCATCATCAATGAGCTGACGCGTTACGCCAGGGAAGGGACGCTCGAGGAGCGTGTGTACTGTATCTACGTCTCACCGCTGAAAGCTCTCGGTAACGATGTCAACCGCAACCTGAACACCCCCCTGGCGGAGATGAGGGAGGTCGCGGAGAGGCATGGGATGAACATCCCGAACATCACCGTCGCGGTGAGATCGGGCGACACATCGCAGGCCGACAGGCAGAAGATGGTTCGCCATCCCCCACATATCCTGATCACTACACCGGAGAGTCTGGCACTTATCCTTGCGGCGCCCAAGTTCAAGGAGGCGTTCAAGAAGGTCGAGTGGGTCATCCTCGATGAGATCCACGACATCTGCGACTCCAAGAGGGGTGCCTTCCTGTCGCTCACGCTGGAGCGTCTCAGGAGGCACTGTGAAAACGAGTTCGTTCGCATAGGATTGTCGGCGACGCTGGCGCCGATAGAGGAGATCGCCGCCTACCTCGTGGGGTGCAATCCAGACGGTTCCCCCAGGGACGTGGCGCTCATAGAGTCGGGTTCCAAGAAAACGCTGGACCTTCAGGTCATCTGTCCCACCAGGGACCTCACCACACTGTCATCCGACATCGTCAACTCGATGATGTACGACACCCTGAAGGAGCTCATCGACACCCACGATACCACGCTGGTGTTCACCAACACAAGGTCCGGTGCAGAGAGCGTCGTCTACAAGCTCAAGGAGCGCGGTCTCGAGAACATCGAGGTCCACCACAGCTCGCTGGGGAAGGACATCAGGCTGGACGTGGAGGAGCGTCTGAAGCGCGGCGAGATCAAATGCGTCGTCTCCTCGACATCGCTGGAACTGGGGATAGACATCGGTTCCGTGGACCTGGTGTGCCAGATCGGTTCCCCGAAGTCTGTCGCCAAGGGTCTGCAGAGGATAGGCAGGAGCGGTCACAGCTTCGGCAAGGTGGCCAAGGGAAGGCTGCTGGTCTTCGATCCGGACGACCTGGTGGAATGCGCCGTCATGTGCCGTGCCGCCCACAGGGGGGACATAGACCGCGTCGGCATCCCCGAGAACTGTCTCGACGTCCTGTCGCAGACCATCGTCGGCATGAGTCTGGACAGCAGGTGGGACATCCAGGACGCCTACGACCTGGTGAAGGGGTCCTACTGCTACCGCAACCTGCCCATGGACAGCTTCATGCAGGTCATCCGCTACCTGGGCAGCAAGGACGACTTCGAGGGAGTATATTCCAAGATATGGTTCGACGAGGAGGAGAACCAGTTCGGGAAGAAGAAGGGCTCCCGTATGATCTATTTCATGAACCTCGGTACGATCCCGGAGGAGGCCAACTACCGTGTCATTACCAACCACGGATCCGTCGCGGGGGAGCTGTCGGAGAAGTTCGTCGAGAGGCTGTCGCCCAGGGACGTCTTCGTGCTGGGCGGGCGCTCGTTCGAGTTCGTGCGCTCCAAGGGGATGACCGCATACGTCAAGGAGGCCAACGGGAGGAAGCCCACCGTGCCGTCATGGGCCGGCGAGATGCTCCCCAGATCCTTCGACCTCTCCATGGACGTCGCCGTGTTCAGGAGGGAGATGTCCGCCAGGATCCTCCAGAACGAGGACGAGGCCATCAAGCAGATATCCGCCGAGTTCGATGTGGACGAAGGTTCCGCCAGGAGCATCTATTCGTACTTCAAGGAACAGGACGCCGTGGCCGGGTTCATACCAGACGACAGGAAGCTGGCGGTCGAGGAGTATATCGACCCCTCAGGCAACCAGAAGCTGGTGTTCCACTTCCCGTTCGGCCGCAGGGTCAACGATGCCCTCTCGAGGGCGTACGCCCACAGGCTGTCAGGCATGCTGGGTGCCAACGTCTCTGTCACGATCTCCGACGACAGCTTCATGCTGGGATGCCCCAGGACGTTCGACATGGACCAGCTGCCGGGCATAATCAAGGCCGGCGAGCTGGAGACCGTCCTCAGGAAGTCGCTGAAGGATTCGGAGATATTCAAGCTCAGGTTCAGGCACACCGCCGCCAGGAGCTTCATGATCCTCAGGAACTACATGGGGCGCCCCATATCGGTCAACAGGCAGCAGGTCAGGTCCACCTACCTGCTGGAGGCTCTCAGCGGCATGGACAGGGTGCCCGTCATCGAGGAGACCTACAGGGAGGTCATGGAGGACGACATGGACATCAAGAACGCCAGGCTGGTCCTCGACATGCTCGATTCCGGTGAGATGCAGCTCAGCCTGATCCGCTACTCTGGCACTCCTTCCCCATTCGCACATTCCGCCATCCTCTCGGGATTCTCGGACATTGTCCTTATGGAGGACCGTTCGGCACTGCTCAGGGAGCTCCACAGGAAAGTCCTATACCGTGCGCTGGGTGATTCGGTGAGCGAGTTCGAGTTCACCGAGGACCAGGTCATACCTTACTATGCACAGAAGCCCACACGCATCACCTGCAAAGAGGACATCCCCACGCTGTTGATGGAGACCGGTCCCCTCCAGGCCCTGCGCGAGCGCGGGAGGAACATCTACACATACACCGACGAGGACAGGAAGACAGTCGACGGCTGGGTCCGCGACCTCATAAACACCGGCGAGCTGGGGACGGTGTTCCTGGACGAGCCTCACATAATGGTCGCAGACGAGATCCCGTACTACGCCGAGGCCACGAAGAAGGCCCGCGAGCTGAACGAGACCGACAGGGACGTCTACGACCAGATCACTATGGACACGCCGATGTCCGATGTCGTCGAGAAGCTGGAGATCAGCGAGGACATGGCCATCAGGTCCATCAGGAAGCTGGAGTCCATGTACCTGATCACGAGGTCCGCCCTCTCGGGCAACAAATGGCTGTTCGGACGCGTGGAGTATCCGAAGACGGACAGGAACGAGGCCACGGACCGCATCGTCATGAGGTATCTGGACTGCTTCGCGCCCGCTTCGGTCCAGGAGGTATCTTACGCGCTGTCGATAACCGACGAGCAGGCCAAGGCATCGCTGGAATCGCTGGTCGCCAACGAGGATGTCGTCAAGGGCAGGTTCCTCGTATCCGAGAACGACCAGTATATGCTGAAGATCGACCACATGAGGCTAAGGGCAGGCAGGGATAACGTCTACAGCTACGAGGCCGTGGAGCGCTACAGGCTCTCCAAGGGCCAGCATTTCGACACGATCAAGGAGTTCTTCGACTTCCACGGCTCCGCCGGGAGCGAGCTCGACGTGTACAACAGGGTGAAGGACTTCGACCTGGACGAGTGGTACTCCATGCGCAAGTCCGGGGACATCCAGCTGGGAAGGTTCGTCAGGGGCAGGGTCAGGTACGTCATGAGGGACGACGCGGACAGGTACGCCGCTATAAGGAACGACGAGACCTCCCCGGAGGACATGGACCTCCTGAACCTCATCGAGAGCATGGGCATGGCAACCCTCCGCCAGCTGGTCGCCGAGACCGGCAAGGACAAGGATGTTGTGAGGGATTCCATCATGCGTCTGGACCGTTCGCTGCGCATCATCCGCGCGTTCAACGAGAAGGAGGACTGGGGTACGGAGAACACCTACGCCGTGTTCAATCCCGGGAAGGCGGAGGGAGATCCGGTCAAGGACCTGGTCTCCAAGGCCATCAGGGCGTACGGGCCCATCCCGTCGTCGGCGCTGCGCTACATGGTGGGCGTCCCTATGGACGTGGTGGAGGAGATCGCCGAGGACATCGGCGCCAAGCCAGTGACCGTAGGGGAGTCACAGACCCAGATGTACATAATGGGGGACGAGATCCCGGCACTTGAGAAGGTCACGGAGGAGGAATACCCGCTCAGGCTGCTCTCCCTGTTCGACCCCGACCTGGGCTCCAAGTGGGCGGAGATCGCCGCCCGTTACGGCGACAGGTGGATCTACCCTCTGGTGAGAGGATCGACCATAGTCGGCGCCCTGGAGATCTGGGAGATGTCAGGGTGCATAGAGGTCCGTTCCATGGACATGGACGACCCCGGCATGCTGCCGGAGGTCCTGGACACGATGGACCACCTGATGGGATTCTACAACCAGAAGGGCATCGAGATCATCCGCGTCAGGGAGGTCCTCGGGACCGACGCCGCGGAGCTGGACGAGGAGAAGGTCGCCGTATTGAAAGGGCACGGATACGTCCTCGTCAACGGATTCTATGCCAAGGGAAGGTTCGAGCCCTGGACGATGACCGACGAACAGCTCGTGGCATACGTCTTCGGCAAGCAGAGGATCTCCAGGTCCAACAAGTATCAGACCGTGGCCGAATGCGTCGCGGTCCGCGGATACATCCGCGGGGACCAGGAGGTCATGACCCGCGTGTCCGAGAAGACCACAATGAAGAAGCAGATGGAGAAGGGATACCTGATGAAGATGTCCCTGATACCCGGCTACCAGGGATACACGGATTCGGAGCACGCCCATCTGTTCAGGGAGGCCAAGGGATATGTGCCAGATGAGGATTCGAAGATGCTCATGGACCTCATCGCGAAGAAGCAGCCGATCTCAAAGAGGCAGATCATAGAGGACTCGCCGCTGTCGCTCGAACGCACCAACGAGATCTTCGCCGATCTGAACAAGATGTCCGTGATCTACCAGGATTCGGATTCCAATTACAGTCTCGTTCCCACGACCGGAATGGGTCAGTTCGAGGCGCTGAAGGAGATCGCCAGGATGCACTTCCGCGACTTCGGGACATTCTCCGCCGACGACATGGCGATGTTCCTGTCCAGCAGGATGTCCGCGACCAGGAGGATACTCCGCGAGCTGGAGGACGAGGGCTTCCTCAAGAAGGGGTTCTTCGTGCAGGACGATCCGACTCTCAGATGGATGCTGGCAGAGGATGTCGGCAAGAATGTCCGCAGGGTCGGGGACTCGTTCATCCTCAACACGCAGGACAACCTCAGCATCTACCTGCGCGACAGGATCAAGGCGGAGGTCGGAGGCACGAGGTCGGTGATCATCGCCAACAACAAGATCATCGGGTCGTTCGTCGGTAAGATCTGCGGCAACGGCGCGAAGGTCGAGGACTTCATAGGATCCGACAGGGCCGGGCGCATGATGAAGGAGGCGGCCCAGTCCGTAGGCATGCGTCTGGACACCCAGAGGCAGAGGGAGGACGACGATTGGGATGTGTCCGAGTTCTACACCAAGGTGAACACGGGCGCATGA
- a CDS encoding HTH-type transcriptional regulator → MKIPCEVVVWYVLPIIRREVASELVNVHGMTQAEVARKFGVTDAAISQYIKKKRGGNTELEQSPSYPKLMEAVRESAQSLADSKTEIEYELCKLCNTVRTIGLLDEIYRRQVGSEPVTCANIGGFYKVTEE, encoded by the coding sequence ATGAAGATACCGTGCGAGGTCGTTGTCTGGTATGTACTACCGATCATCAGGAGGGAAGTCGCCAGCGAGCTTGTTAACGTGCACGGTATGACACAGGCGGAAGTGGCCAGGAAATTCGGTGTCACCGATGCCGCCATCTCCCAGTACATCAAGAAGAAGAGGGGGGGCAACACCGAACTGGAGCAGAGTCCGTCCTATCCCAAGCTCATGGAGGCCGTCAGGGAGTCCGCCCAGAGCCTCGCGGACAGCAAGACGGAGATCGAGTACGAGCTATGCAAGCTCTGCAACACGGTCAGGACGATCGGCCTTCTCGACGAGATCTACAGGAGGCAGGTCGGTTCAGAGCCGGTCACCTGCGCGAACATCGGCGGATTCTACAAGGTCACTGAGGAATGA
- a CDS encoding 8-oxoguanine DNA-glycosylase Ogg: MQEDDAEAMKIDLEVSLDPTLGCGQAHRWHKQEDGSWEGVWRNAVVVMRQIDPYTVEVSGTDDREGVTRLLGGDDDLDTIISRISEADPYVAGLARNCPGLRIMRQDHWECLATYLLATNANVARIGKMVESVCDHFGKDLGKRHAFPTPGQILDGCGCIGECRLGFREGRFLELAERVESGDIDVEAFAEMDYEECVSELQGIKGIGPKVADCVALFAFEHMEAFPIDARISRVMEEKYGVTGSYKTVSEFGRRMFGQYSGYAQEFLYHADFIPQ; the protein is encoded by the coding sequence ATGCAGGAAGACGATGCGGAGGCCATGAAGATCGATCTCGAGGTCTCCCTCGACCCCACTCTCGGATGCGGACAGGCACACCGCTGGCACAAGCAGGAGGACGGCAGCTGGGAAGGGGTCTGGAGAAACGCTGTCGTCGTCATGAGGCAGATCGATCCGTACACCGTGGAGGTCTCCGGGACGGACGACCGCGAAGGTGTGACCCGCCTCCTCGGAGGAGACGACGACCTCGACACGATCATCTCCAGGATATCGGAGGCCGATCCGTACGTGGCCGGCCTCGCCAGGAACTGCCCGGGGCTCCGCATAATGCGCCAGGACCACTGGGAATGCCTCGCGACGTATCTTCTGGCCACCAACGCCAACGTCGCACGCATCGGGAAGATGGTGGAATCGGTCTGCGACCATTTCGGGAAGGATCTCGGAAAAAGGCATGCGTTCCCGACCCCCGGACAGATCCTCGACGGCTGCGGATGCATCGGCGAATGCAGGCTCGGGTTCCGCGAAGGCAGGTTCCTCGAACTGGCCGAGAGAGTGGAATCCGGCGACATCGACGTGGAGGCGTTCGCGGAAATGGATTACGAGGAATGCGTATCGGAACTCCAGGGGATCAAAGGGATCGGGCCGAAGGTAGCCGACTGTGTGGCACTATTCGCCTTCGAGCACATGGAGGCTTTCCCGATCGACGCCCGCATCTCCAGGGTCATGGAGGAGAAGTACGGCGTAACCGGCAGTTACAAGACGGTGTCGGAGTTCGGAAGAAGGATGTTCGGACAGTACTCCGGATACGCCCAGGAGTTCCTCTATCACGCGGATTTCATTCCTCAGTGA
- a CDS encoding endonuclease IV, which produces MMRFGPAGYPSAGKTPEGSLEYTKGLGLDALEVEFVRGARISEERAKVIGEKARSLDIRLSCHAPYFISFNSDSQETREKSIGWVMDTARAAHNLGAYLIVIHAASYGKTPETALPSVIDGLRKCKDMLDDEGIKDVVLGVETMGKLGQFGTLSEIGKVMEQVDGVHPVLDVAHVHARGHGYLKTEADMKGLIDEFFPLCGDIAHFHISCIKYGDKGEISHLPLESKDPDLQLLANVLADTKQECNFICESPLIEKDAVVFRDMFPEYRR; this is translated from the coding sequence ATGATGAGATTCGGACCCGCAGGATACCCCTCGGCCGGGAAGACCCCGGAGGGATCGCTGGAGTACACCAAGGGCCTGGGCCTGGACGCCCTGGAAGTCGAATTCGTCCGCGGTGCTCGCATCAGCGAGGAGAGGGCGAAGGTCATCGGCGAGAAGGCGAGGTCCCTGGACATCAGGCTCAGCTGCCACGCCCCGTATTTCATCAGTTTCAACTCCGACAGCCAGGAGACGCGCGAGAAGAGCATCGGGTGGGTCATGGACACCGCCCGCGCCGCTCACAACCTCGGAGCATATCTGATCGTGATCCACGCGGCGTCCTACGGGAAGACCCCGGAGACCGCGCTCCCGTCCGTCATAGACGGGCTCAGGAAGTGCAAGGACATGCTCGACGACGAGGGCATCAAGGACGTCGTCCTGGGAGTTGAGACCATGGGCAAGCTCGGCCAGTTCGGGACCCTCTCGGAGATCGGGAAGGTCATGGAGCAGGTGGATGGCGTGCACCCCGTCCTGGACGTCGCACACGTCCACGCCAGGGGCCACGGGTATCTTAAGACGGAGGCGGACATGAAGGGCCTCATAGACGAGTTCTTCCCGCTTTGCGGCGACATAGCGCACTTCCACATCAGCTGCATAAAGTACGGCGACAAGGGGGAGATATCCCATCTGCCGCTGGAGTCCAAGGATCCGGACCTGCAGCTGTTGGCCAACGTCCTGGCGGACACGAAGCAGGAGTGCAACTTCATCTGCGAGTCGCCTCTGATCGAGAAGGACGCCGTCGTGTTCAGGGACATGTTCCCCGAGTACCGCCGGTGA
- a CDS encoding phosphomethylpyrimidine synthase ThiC, producing MSTIMEEARRGVVTPLMKEIARKEGVSEEFVRNGIASGRICAPHNPIHDPVPAAIGEGLSVKINVNLGTSRDMVDVDAESEKLRVALKYGADAVMDLSTGGDIDAIRARLIKECPVMMGSVPIYETGVLAARKNAIVEMTEDDIFSGIEKHAKDGMDFMTVHCGITKETVGWLKKSNRITDVVSRGGSFLTAWILHNEMENPLYKNFDYLLELAREYEFTLSLGDGFRPGCINDASDQAQLSELMTLGHLVERAREAGVQSMVEGPGHVPLNQVAMNMQLEKRLCHDAPFYVLGPLVTDIAPGYDHIVGAIGGAVAAQNGADFLCYLTPAEHLSLPDVDDVREGVIASKIAAHVGDLCRGIGMERDNRMAQARKDLDWATMFDVCIDEEKARRYRKRGCTEESEGCSMCGDVCAIKIVNVYMNEDKGPKKHDC from the coding sequence ATGAGCACCATCATGGAAGAGGCACGCAGGGGTGTTGTCACGCCCCTGATGAAGGAGATCGCCAGGAAGGAGGGCGTGAGCGAGGAATTCGTGAGGAACGGCATAGCTTCCGGAAGGATCTGCGCACCCCACAACCCGATACACGACCCCGTGCCCGCCGCCATAGGGGAAGGCCTCTCGGTAAAGATCAACGTGAACCTCGGGACGTCCCGCGACATGGTCGACGTGGATGCCGAATCGGAGAAGCTCAGGGTGGCCCTGAAATACGGTGCGGACGCGGTCATGGACCTGAGCACCGGAGGGGACATCGACGCCATAAGAGCCAGACTCATAAAAGAGTGCCCCGTCATGATGGGTTCCGTGCCCATCTACGAGACGGGTGTCCTCGCCGCCAGGAAGAACGCCATAGTCGAGATGACGGAGGACGACATCTTCAGCGGTATCGAGAAGCACGCCAAGGACGGGATGGACTTCATGACCGTCCACTGCGGCATCACCAAGGAGACCGTGGGATGGCTCAAGAAGAGCAACAGGATCACCGACGTCGTGTCCAGGGGAGGGTCGTTCCTCACCGCATGGATCCTCCACAACGAGATGGAGAACCCCCTGTACAAGAACTTCGACTACCTGCTCGAGCTGGCCCGCGAATACGAGTTCACGCTGTCCCTCGGGGACGGCTTCAGACCGGGCTGCATCAACGATGCCAGCGACCAGGCCCAACTGTCGGAATTGATGACGCTGGGTCATTTGGTCGAGAGGGCCCGCGAAGCGGGTGTCCAGAGCATGGTGGAGGGCCCCGGGCACGTGCCTCTGAACCAGGTCGCCATGAACATGCAGCTCGAGAAGAGGCTGTGTCACGACGCACCTTTCTACGTCCTCGGACCGCTCGTCACCGACATCGCACCGGGTTACGACCACATCGTCGGGGCCATCGGAGGCGCCGTGGCGGCACAGAACGGAGCGGACTTCCTCTGCTACCTCACACCGGCGGAGCACCTCTCGCTCCCGGACGTAGACGACGTCAGGGAGGGTGTCATAGCATCCAAGATCGCCGCCCATGTGGGGGACCTCTGCAGGGGCATCGGCATGGAGAGGGACAATAGGATGGCGCAGGCCAGGAAGGACCTGGACTGGGCCACGATGTTCGACGTCTGCATCGACGAGGAGAAGGCCAGGAGATACAGGAAGAGGGGCTGCACCGAGGAGAGCGAAGGATGCTCGATGTGCGGCGACGTCTGCGCCATCAAGATCGTCAATGTCTACATGAACGAGGACAAGGGTCCTAAAAAGCACGACTGCTGA